One region of Pseudomonadota bacterium genomic DNA includes:
- a CDS encoding DUF1016 domain-containing protein: MTQPRYIVPGMTVMVTRRTLRRTHLFHDAHLLSSARALTDRRRHATRFLRAPLPERALVRGELQRQRDSMLYERIGLSENRDEVLALAREGALADSTAGQLRDPYVFEFLGIERRAAMTESDIERALVDDLQSFLFELGRDFCFIARQFRITAKQATLTGVKIEADSGDDPF; this comes from the coding sequence ATGACGCAACCACGCTACATCGTCCCTGGAATGACGGTGATGGTCACGCGCCGCACGCTGCGCCGCACCCACCTGTTTCACGACGCTCACCTTCTCTCATCTGCTCGAGCTCTCACGGATCGACGACGTCACGCCACGCGCTTTCTACGAGCTCCACTGCCTGAAAGAGCGCTGGTCCGTGGGGAGCTACAGCGACAGCGGGACAGCATGCTCTACGAGCGCATCGGCCTGAGCGAGAACCGCGACGAGGTTCTCGCCCTGGCCCGCGAAGGAGCCCTGGCCGACTCGACGGCCGGGCAGCTCCGCGATCCATACGTTTTCGAGTTCCTCGGCATCGAGCGGCGCGCGGCCATGACCGAGAGCGACATCGAGCGAGCGCTCGTCGACGACCTCCAGAGCTTCCTGTTCGAGCTGGGCCGCGACTTCTGCTTCATCGCCCGGCAGTTTCGGATCACAGCCAAGCAAGCAACCCTGACCGGAGTGAAAATCGAGG